Genomic window (Thioflexithrix psekupsensis):
GGTATAGTAGTCACCGATCCAGATATTGTCAATGTTTATCTTTATATCTCCAAATAAATAACGCTCCCAATTTGGAGCGTTATTTATTTTCAGCTTATCTTCAACTAGAAATTAAGCAGTCCTATACCAAAATTATGTGAGATATAAAAACAAATTAAGTTCTAATATCTAGCTAGATATTAGGTATAAGATACTGTTTAATTTTATTAAACTTAAACACTTTACCTGACAAAAAGGTCTCAAACATACTAGTGACTTCTTTAAAGCTTGATAGACGATGAAAATTCTTTCTGACCCAATTCTTACCTTGAAGCCAAATATCCTCGACTGGATTTTGCTCTGGGGCATTGGGCGCAAATCTTAATAAACGAACTTTCCATTCTGATTCTGGAAGTCCCCCATTTAATTTCTCTAAATAAGTTCTTAAACCTTCAGAACGATGATAACTTGCACCATCCCAAATAATCACATGACGGGCTTCTTTATATCTGTAAATGAGCCAGTTAATAAAGTCTATCGTATATTTTGTATCAGCTTTCTTTGCCCTATCTAAAATAAATTCTCCCGTATAAATATTCACCGCTCTATACCACGTTTGAGAAGTGCGATAATTACTCATCTTTATTGACGTTCTTTCTCCTTTTTTCGACCAAACATAACCACAAATATCTCCCCACAACTGATGGCTTTCGTCTTGCATCCAGTACATTACCTCTCCACTTTCTATCTGTTCACGCTCCTTATCTATTAAATCCTTAATCTCTTTTTTTTTTAGCTTCTACTTTTACCTCATCTTTTGCCGAATTCTCTTTGTGTGTCTTCTTATAACTTAAATTCGCTTCTTCTAATAATTTAGTATAAGAAGTATTTGAAGAATAGAAAACATCATACTCCTCTTTTAAGTATCTCTTTAGTTCCTCTATTGTTATTGTCTTCTTTTCTTGTATCCAATTAATCACATCTTCTCGTTCACGCGGCTTTAAATACCCTGGCGAGCCTTTATACGCTAACTTTAATCCTTCCACCCCTGACGCTAAATAAATGGCTTTCCATTTATCCACAAATTGCACACTGACACAACACGCTAAAGCCGCTTCCGCACGCACAAAACCAAGCAAAGACATTCTTACTGCCATCGCTCGCTTCACTTCTCTCGCTTCACCTGTTGACATTAACTTTTCCAAATCTTCATATCTTTTGTTCATTATTCTCTCCTATTTGAAAAGTATTATCATACGACTCTGAAAAAATTGGTATAGAGACTTCAGCGTTCCCTTTCTTATCATTAACCTTAATCTTAAGAGAAACGAGACCATTAGCTAAACTTTCCAATTTAACAGGTTCGGAAGCACAACGATATCTTGAAAATCCTCTAAATGTCATTGGAATTTCTACTTCATTATTATTGCTATCAGTTAATACAGCAACACAGCCCTCTACACCATCTTGATCATCTACATAAGCAACTATGCCAAAATCGGACTCTATCGTTGTTCCCTGACTAGGGAAAACAATACTTACATTTAAAGGCTCATTTGTAGTAACATCTGGCGTATTGTCATCAGGGGTAGGATTTGCAACAGGTGGTAATGACTCCATTTTTTTAACGGTAATATACCAAAATTATGTGAGATATAAAAACAAATTAAGTTTTAATATCTACCTAGATATTAGGTATAAGATACTGTTTAATTTTATTAAACTTAAACACTTTACCTGACAAAAAGGTCTCAAACATACTAGTGACTTCTTTAAAGCTTGATAGGCGATGAAAATTCTTTCTGACCCAATTCTTACCTTGAAGCCAAATATCCTCGACTGGATTTTGCTCTGGGGCATTAGGTGCAAATCTTAATAAACGAACTTTCCATTCTGATTCTGGAAGTCCCCCATTTAATTTCTCTAAATAAGTTCTTAAACCTTCAGAACGATGATAACTTGCACCATCCCAAATAATCACATGACGGGCTTCTTTATATCTGTAAATGAGCCAGTTAATAAAGTCTATCGTATATTTTGTATCAGCTTTCTTTGCCCTATCTAAAATAAATTCTCCCGTATAAATATTCACCGCTCCATACCACGTTTGAGAAGTGCGATAATTACTCATCTTTATTGACGTTCTTTCTCCTTTTTTCGACCAAACATAACCACAAATATCTCCCCACAACTGATGGCTTTCGTCTTGCATCCAGTACATTACCTCTCCACTTTCTATCTGTTCACGCTCCTTATCTATTAAATCCTTAATCTCTTTTTTTTTAGCTTCCACTTTTACCTCATCTTTTGCCGAATTCTCTTTGTGTGTCTTCTTATAACTTAAATTCGCTTCTTCTAATAATTTAGTATAAGAAGTATTTGAAGAATAGAAAACATCATACTCCTCTTTTAAGTATCTCTTTAGTTCCTCTATTGTTATTGTCTTCTTTTCTTGTATCCAATTAATCACATTTTCTCGTTCACGCGGCTTTAAATACCCTGGTGAGCCTTTATACGCTAACTTTAATCCTTCAACCCCTGACGCTAAATAAATGGCTTTCCATTTATCCACAAATTGCACACTGACACAATACGCTAAAGCCGCTTCCGCACGCACAAAACCAAGCAAAGACATTCTTACTGCCATCGCTCGCTTCACTTCTCTCGCTTCACCTGTTGACATTAACTCTTCTAAATCTTCATATCTTTTGTTCATTATTCTCTCCTATTTGAAAAGTATTATTATACGACTCTGAAAAAATTGGTATATCTGCCAAAAGTTTTACCAAACATTTGCCAAACCATTGCTCTATACTTTGCTGCTTTAATTGTTGGAGTGTTCGACATGCCTACAGACAAACAAAATAATTCAAGAATAAAAATTTCTAATTTAAAAGAAAAAATTAATCTTTTATTAGACAATAATGTAAATAGAATAAGCAGCCAAAAAACACTTCAATTAGAATTGGATGTGGCGGGTGGTTTTGTGTCTCGATTGAAAGAGAGTATCTCCGAAGAAACTTTCTTGAAATTGCAAACCATTTACAAGGCAAGTCCTGCTGCAATTCCTGAACAGCTTTGGTATCAACCCTATGAAGTTTTTAATCAAGATTTAATTAATCGAGGAATCATTAAGGGAGCATTAAGCACAGAAGTGGCTTTATTTCCAGAGAAAGGAAGTATTTCTCTAAAGTTACTGGGCAACTTAACAGATCGCATTGATAGTGCGGAAAAATTGCTTCAGATTATGAGTGGATATTGGGAGTTATTTACTTACTCAACGAGCTTTATCGATAAACAAACAATTAGTTATGATCTGTTGGAATGCAATGGCATTAATGAATCAGGTAATATAAAATGCTTAATTATAAATAATCATTCAAAATTTGAAGGCTTTTGTATTAGAGTGGGAACTAAGCTATATTTTACCTTTGAGGATGTTTTATATGGTAATGAAATGGTTTATATTATTTCTAATATTCCAGAAAGATTAGATCGGCTTGAATTTACTGGAGTCACCAGCTTTTTATCTTATAAAATGGCTGAACCAAGTGCCATGAAAATCTTATTTCGCAAACTTAATTCAATCCAAGATTTGGAGAGAAAATATGCTATTCCTTTAACCGAAAACTTAGCACAAATGGCGTTTAATGTGGAGCAAGTCATTAATGCCAATAAAAGCAGATTTTCTGAAATATTAGATTCTATTGATAATTACATTCCTTTACATGCCATTCCCTATGGATTAACGACCACAAATCATCACACTAAGTTACAAAGAGATAAGTTAGTTTTTGAGGAGTTAGCTCATTTAATTAATGGGTTGAGTCATATTGGTGCAATAGAAAGAGATTGTTTAGAAGATTATTTTTCTCTACTTAAAAATGCAATTCTTAACCAAAGCTATCATTTTATAAAACCTGCTCAATATTATAAACGGATTTCTTATTTAGCAGAAAATACACAAAAAAATATCATTGCAACTTATCTACATGATACTCACCATTATCAAAATGGAGAAATTAGTTCATTTAGCCAATATTATTTTTCTATTCAGAAAAAGTTAATTATAGAAAAAAATATTTCTGTAAAACGACTTTTTATTACTCGGAAAGAACAACCTGATGAACGTCTACTGATGCGAATGTACCAAGAGCAACAGGCAGGCATTGAGGTTTTATATTTACGTGAGCAAGATTGGGTTGAGCCTAGCTTATTAGAAAAAACAGGAGTTTTAGATTTAGCTATTTTTGACGAAAAAATAGCTATTATTCTTACTGGCAGAGAGTGTTTTTCTCAGGCACAATCAACAACAATGGTTTCCAATCTTTCCAAGATTCAACAATACATCGAATTATTCAACGCCAATTGGGATATTGCCCGCCCGCTGACTACTGAACAAATCAATTCTATTCATCCCACTCGGATGCAATATAAGCAATAATCACTTGCCTTTTTCATCTTGTTCTAAGCGTGCTAATTCGGCATCCATTTGTTCTGGAGTTAAGGGTTTATATTCATCGTTATTGTCATTGGTTTCTTTTGGTACGAAACGTCTGGAGAAAAACACACCTGCTTCAAATAATATCCAAATAGGAACTGCCAATAGCGTTTGTGAAATCACATCAGGCGGAGTCATTAACATCCCAATAATAAACGCCGCAACAATAATGTAAGGCCGCTTTTCAATCAATTCATCAGGCGTAACCATCCCCATACGCACCAGCAAAATCGTCGCAATCGGCACCTCAAAAGCAATTCCAAACGCAAAAAACATCTTTAACACAAAATCTAAATAACGACTAATATCCGTCATCATAGAAACCCCATCAGGTGTCATGCTGATCATGAAACTAAACACCAATGGAAACACCACAAAATACGCAAATGCCATTCCTAAATAAAATAACAATGTGCTAGAAATAAGCAGGGGATACATGAGTTGTTTTTCATGATCATAAAGCCCCGGTGCCACAAATCCCCACACATGATAAAAAATATAAGGAATGGCAATAAAAATCGCTAACACCAATGTTAATTTAAACGGAGTAAAAAAAGGTGAAGCCACATCAATCGCAATCATTTGTGTGCCTTCAGGCATAAAACGCAATAACGGATCAGCGAGTAGAGAAAATAAACTATTCGCAAAAGGCATTAATGCCAATAAAATAACCAACACCACCAATACAATTTGTAATAAACGATTACGAATTTCAACGAGGTGTTCAACAAACGACATACTGCCGTCTTGAGAGGAATGTTCAGTCATACTGATTCTTAGACCTTATTCTTGGGGTCAAGTCCAGCAACAGGGACATCGACAGTGGCAGGAGCAGCAGGAGCAGGCTCAGGAGATTCCAACACCGGAGGATTCCACGAACGAACAGCCCCTGAATTCTCCGCGCTAGGGGATAACGGTGTATGTGCGGAAGCCTCTGGTGCGGTGGCGGACTGGTTCAAGGTATTTTTAGTTTCATTAAGAAATTCATACACTTGGTTGACTTCGGTTTGTCGCATTTGTTCTTGTAATTCTTGCAGCCGCAACTCTTTGTCAATGTCATTTTTAATCGAAGTCACAAATCGTTTTATACGCCCAAACCAAAGTCCTGCGGTACGTGCCGCGCCCGGCAGACGCTCTGGCCCAAACACCAGTAAAGCCACCACACCGACCACCAACAATTCTAAAAAACCGATGTCAAACATGACGATGTCCCACGATTATCTTGATGATTTACGGTTCTCGACGTTTGGCGGTGATTTCGCCTTCGATGACCTGTTCAGGCTTTTTGTCCTGTCCTACTTGCTGTGTTGTACTTGATACGGGGAGGTTCTCGGTTTTGTCTTCTTCTCCGTCTTTCATTGAAGAACGAAAATTCTTAATCGCCGAGCCTAAATCACCACCAATATTGCGCAGTTTCTTCGTACCAAACAACAACACAATAATCACTAATACAATT
Coding sequences:
- a CDS encoding transposase, with protein sequence MQDESHQLWGDICGYVWSKKGERTSIKMSNYRTSQTWYRAVNIYTGEFILDRAKKADTKYTIDFINWLIYRYKEARHVIIWDGASYHRSEGLRTYLEKLNGGLPESEWKVRLLRFAPNAPEQNPVEDIWLQGKNWVRKNFHRLSSFKEVTSMFETFLSGKVFKFNKIKQYLIPNI
- a CDS encoding helix-turn-helix domain-containing protein encodes the protein MNKRYEDLEKLMSTGEAREVKRAMAVRMSLLGFVRAEAALACCVSVQFVDKWKAIYLASGVEGLKLAYKGSPGYLKPREREDVINWIQEKKTITIEELKRYLKEEYDVFYSSNTSYTKLLEEANLSYKKTHKENSAKDEVKVEAKKKRD
- a CDS encoding IS630 family transposase — its product is MNKRYEDLEELMSTGEAREVKRAMAVRMSLLGFVRAEAALAYCVSVQFVDKWKAIYLASGVEGLKLAYKGSPGYLKPRERENVINWIQEKKTITIEELKRYLKEEYDVFYSSNTSYTKLLEEANLSYKKTHKENSAKDEVKVEAKKKEIKDLIDKEREQIESGEVMYWMQDESHQLWGDICGYVWSKKGERTSIKMSNYRTSQTWYGAVNIYTGEFILDRAKKADTKYTIDFINWLIYRYKEARHVIIWDGASYHRSEGLRTYLEKLNGGLPESEWKVRLLRFAPNAPEQNPVEDIWLQGKNWVRKNFHRLSSFKEVTSMFETFLSGKVFKFNKIKQYLIPNI
- the tatC gene encoding twin-arginine translocase subunit TatC; translated protein: MTEHSSQDGSMSFVEHLVEIRNRLLQIVLVVLVILLALMPFANSLFSLLADPLLRFMPEGTQMIAIDVASPFFTPFKLTLVLAIFIAIPYIFYHVWGFVAPGLYDHEKQLMYPLLISSTLLFYLGMAFAYFVVFPLVFSFMISMTPDGVSMMTDISRYLDFVLKMFFAFGIAFEVPIATILLVRMGMVTPDELIEKRPYIIVAAFIIGMLMTPPDVISQTLLAVPIWILFEAGVFFSRRFVPKETNDNNDEYKPLTPEQMDAELARLEQDEKGK
- the tatB gene encoding Sec-independent protein translocase protein TatB, whose translation is MFDIGFLELLVVGVVALLVFGPERLPGAARTAGLWFGRIKRFVTSIKNDIDKELRLQELQEQMRQTEVNQVYEFLNETKNTLNQSATAPEASAHTPLSPSAENSGAVRSWNPPVLESPEPAPAAPATVDVPVAGLDPKNKV
- the tatA gene encoding Sec-independent protein translocase subunit TatA, which produces MGISIWQLLIVLVIIVLLFGTKKLRNIGGDLGSAIKNFRSSMKDGEEDKTENLPVSSTTQQVGQDKKPEQVIEGEITAKRREP